The following is a genomic window from Salmo salar chromosome ssa23, Ssal_v3.1, whole genome shotgun sequence.
ccctctctctctatctctctttctcttttgcgctctctctctttatctctccactttctctctccttttctcagaCTTCCTAAAGAAGAAGACAGTTGAGGTGCAGGCCTTCCTCAAAGCAATCCACCTCTATAGACAGGAGAAGGGCAGCTATGACTCCTGGAAAATGCTGATTGGCAGTGACGTCAGGGTAGGTTACTGGGTCAGCTTCTATGCTTAAAACACTCACATCAGCAGATACTGATTCCCttgacactctttctctctctaccccccccccaatcccCTGTTAGTTGATGGCAGTATAATTGGGCAATTGTGTGGTCAGGGAGCATTTGTGATAGCTGGTTAGGCTACCAGGAAGTTAAGTTAGAGGTGCAGGAAACAACCCCTATTACTGCAAGGAGGCCGCCACTGTCCTACTGCACTCGCACACCTCCGCATTCACttatttgtgcgtgtgtgtgtgtctgttctcaCACCTCTCTCATCATAGCTTAGTACATGCGTTGAATGTTTTCAACGCCAAGTGTAGAGATGTTGCTCCCAGAGAGTTTTGCTCTGTAGTTTCACCATGTGTTTGCAGTATTACTCACCTGCATGTTTTTCAGGGGTAAATCAATCTGCATGTTGTCATATGATTTGGATGTTTGATATGCATGGTTCGTAAGATTTGTACAaaaacattgtgtgtttgtgtttgtgtgtgtataggtaTTGGCCAACCTGGTTATGGAGGAGCTGTTGCCCTCTTTGGAGAAGGACATGCTTCCTCATCTAAAAGccaggaagacagagaggaagagagtgtggTTCGCTGTGAGTCACGCTACCAATACTAAAGTATGATGATAAtgatgcgtgtgcgtgtgtttatTTCCTTAAATCCTAACCCCTGTCTATTCTGCACCACAGACAGTAGAAGCGGCCTATTTCCTGGTGCAGGAGTGTCTATTTAAGGGTATGTCTGCTCTGAAGGAGGAGTGTAGGAAGGCAGCTCACCAGCAGGAGGTGCTGATACGCTCTGATATGGACCAGATCCTCAACTCCAGAACCTACCTGGAGGGAAAACTACGAGGTACCGACTAACCCTGGAGAGAGAATCAATCCAAAATCTGCCCCCATACTATACTCGTAtacgggtaggggttaggggttcatTTAGAAATCAGCAAGAGAGTTAGGGCTATGCAGCTCTCAGTCACTACAAGACAAACAAATGCAATCCGTTACTTGTAATTTGTCACATGATACTGTTTTACATGAATGCATCCATATGAGCATGAACATGGCAGGTTAACTGCATGTatttgtgtgtacttgtgtgtgtgtgtgtgtataactatacttgtggggaccagaagccCCCACAAGAATAGTGAACTAACAAAAAATTTGactaactggggacattttgtttgtccccacaaggtcaaatgctatttctagggggtataaggttaaggttagaattagtgttaaggttagaattaggtttagggttagtgttaggagctagggtCAGTTTTAgcgttaggagctagggttaggtttagggttaacgtTAGGTTTTcggattaaggttaggggttaaggaaaataggattttgaatgggactgaattgtgtgtccccgcaaaggttagttatacaataatgtatgtgtgtgcgcacatgttCGTGCGTGCTTGCGTTTGCGTAcgtgtgagattgtgtgtgtcTGATTTCAGGGGGCTGGGTAGGCCTGTTGGTGATCCAGCAGGgcttaggtcagggtgtggtatTGGGGCGTTGGTGTACATTATTCTTTTGTTCGATTCAGTGTTGTTGACACTGATACCTAGCTAACTCCCTGTGAGAGTGAATGTCTCTGTGGGGACAGTAAATGCCACCCAGCAGATTTGATGACTGTACACTGGACTTTATTAAATATTCGTGCCCAGGCAGTTTATACATAAGCCATGCCAATACCCTCCAATGAACGAGTTACAATTATCCATTTTAGTCAGCAGCACTTAAGATAGATAACTTGTTTTATATACATTAAACGCTGTTTTTATTGCATTAATGGAACAGGAGCACTATAGATTAAATCCAAAGAGAGCTTAAACTATGATtcaatgtacagtactgtatcttgTTCTATTGACCAAGTCCTAGCTTGTGGTCTGATGCATGAACCTACGAATGTATCTGTCCTCCTGTAGCCAGTTTATCAGAGCAGCTAATGAATGTATCTGTCCTACTGTAGCCAGTTTATCAGAGCAGCTAATGAATGTATCTGTCCTACTGCAGCTAGTGTATTGGAGCCAGCAGAGAAGTTCTGTTCGGAGGGCGTGCAGCCCTACCTGGCCTCCGTACTGGAGGAGCTGATGGGACCAATCAGCTCAGGGTTCCAGGAAGCACGGCTCCTGAGTGACAGCCAGATGGACCAACTGTGTCAGGACTTCCAGGAGGGCGGGGTTACCAATGAACTCAAGCAGGTGCaaacttcctctcctcttctcataaACAGTCCTGTCTGAGCTATCATTTACTCAAACTATTGACCCCCACTTTGTCTGTTGATCCCGCTTGCTTTTTCTTCtcaccttttccctctctccctcaccccttttttctctttctcatcTATTCCCTTTTTTATCAAACTCCATCACCTGTCCTCCCTTTCTGTTGCTTCCTTtttcatcaccctctctctccttcctctcatccccctcttcccctctccctctctccaggccCTAGCTAAACTGAGTAGGCCCAATCTGTTGAGTTGTTACCAGAGGATCAATTCTCTCCACGACCAGCTGCACGACCTGCAGGAACGCTTTGGCTTCTCCAACATCAGCAGCCTGGTCCACAGCACCCAGATAGACCTACAGCAGGTAAACATTACGCGCACACTAAGTGACTAACTAAGATTTTCCACACTTTAATACTCATCAGACAGTCTCAGTTGTTGTGAATCCGACAGAAAGTGTTGACCTGTTGATGGTGATGAAAAATAATAGCTACAGAACCAGTAAAAGGTTTGGatacacctaatcattcaagggtttttatatatttttactattttctgcattgtagaataatagtgaagacatcaaaactgtgaaatatgaaataaacacatatggaatcatgtagagacgaaaaaagtgttaaacaaatcaaaatatattttatatttgagattcttcaaagtagccaccctttgccttgatgacagatttgcacactcttagcattctctcaaccagcttcatgaggtacgtacataccccaaccagaagccatggattacaggcaacatccgcactgagctaaaggctagagctgccgctttcaaggagcaggactctaacccggaagcttataagaaatcccgctatgccctccgacgaaccatcaagcaGGTAATgcgtcaatataggactaagatcaaatGGTACTGCACcgtctctgacgctcgtcggatgtggcagggtttgcaaaccattacagactacaaagggaagcacagccgggagctgcccagtgacactagcagaccagatgagctaaactgattctatgctcgcttcgaggcaaataacatcgaaacatgcatgagagcatcagctgttcccggaagactgtgtgattacgctctctgcagccgatgtgagtaagacctttaaacaggtcaacattcacaaggctgcagggccaggcggattaccaggacgtgtactgtgagcatgcgctgaccaactgcgagcatgcgctgtgcccaagaacactaaggtaacctgcctaaatgactaccgacccttagcactgaagtgctttgaaaggctggtcatggctcacatcaacaccattatcctagaaaccctagacccactccaattttgcataccaccccaacagatccacagatgatgcaatctctattgcactccacactgccctttcccacctggacaaaaggaacacctatgtgagaatgctattcattgactacagctcagcgttcaactgaagccatctattttgtgaagtgcaccagtccctcctgcagcaatgcacccccacaacatgatgctgccacccccgtgtttcacggttgggatggtgttcttcggcttgcaagtctccccctttttcctccaaacataatgatggacattgtggccaaacagttctatttttgtttcatcagaacagaggacatttctccaaaaagtacgatctttgtccccatgtgcagttgcaaactgtagtctggctttttttatggcggttttggagcagtggcttccaccttgctgagtggcctttcaggttatgtcgatataggactcgttttactgtggatatagatacttttgtacctgtttccttcagcatcttcacaaggtcctttgctgttgttctgggattgatttgcacttttctcaccaaagtacgttcatctctaggagacagaacgcatctccttcctgagcggtatgacggctgcgtggtcccatggtgtttatacttgcgtactattgtttgtacagatgaacgtggtaccttcaggtgtttggaaattgctcccaaggttgaaccagatgtggaggtctacaatttttttttaggtcttggctgatgtcAGGATATGCGTGAATGGCtgtaggaagtcaggcgcaggagagcagatagtTGGTAGCAAGACAGAGCCTTTTATTTGGCGACCCAAAAGCACATGGCACAAACTAACACGAAATACAAATAAGGGTTTAACATAACACAGCTTAACCAGCCTAACGTGCGCATACATGAACagataaacaataccacacaaagacatggggaaaacagagggttaaaacacaacacataatgagggaaatgagaaccaggtgtgtggaaaaaacaagacaaaacaaatggaaatgaaaaatggatcggtgatggctagaagaccggcgacttTGACCGCCGAACACTGCCCAAACAAGGaaaggcatcgacttcggcagaagtcgtgacagctgatttcttttgattttcccatgatgtcacgcaaagaggcactgagtttgaaggtaggccttgaaatacatccacagggacacctccaattgactcacatTATGTAagttagccaatcagaagcttcttaacccatgacatcattttctggaattttccaagctgtttaaaggcacagccaacttagtgtatgtgaacttttgACCCGCTGGAATTGAGATATATTTAATAataggtgaaataatctgtctgtaaacaattgttggaaaaatgatttgtgtcatgcacaaagtagatgtcctaaccgacttgccaaaactatagtttgttaaggatccccccctttttttcaattttcgcctaaaattacatacccaaatcaaactgcctgtagctcagggcctgaagcaaggatatgcatatttttggtaccatttgaaaggaaacactttgaactttgtggaaatgtgaaaggaatgtaggagaatctaaaataatagatctggtaaaagataatacaaagaaataaCCAACTGTTCTTTTTAATATTTTtgtatcatctttgaaatgcaagagaaaggccataatgtattattccagcccaggtacaATTTAgatttgtccactagatggcagcagtgtatgtacaaagttttagactgatctaatgaaccattgcatttctgttaaaaatgctgtatcaagactgcccaaatgtgcctaatatgtttattaataacttttcatgttcaaaatgatgcactctcctcaaacaatagcatggtattctttcactgtaatagctactgtaaattggatagtGCAGTAGGtcaacaagaatgtaagctttctgccaatatcagttaTGTCTATGTCctaggaaatgttcttgtttcttacaacctcatgctaattgcattagccttcgttagctcaaccgtcccatggaAGCGACACCGAACCAGGAAGAagataacaagacatttgtggagaggttgaaaaatgagttttaatgactccaacctaagtgtatgtaaacttccgacttcaactgtaaaaaataatttttaaGTGGCTGTCCCAGCCAAGTCTCTCATCGAAGGCATTGAGTTCCTCCAATGTAAGCATTGGCAGTATAGGttctgtacatgtacatattacctcaactaaccggtgcccccgcacattgactctgtaccggtacccccctgtatatagtctcactattgttattttactgctgctcttcaattacttgttacttttatttcttattcttatccgtattttttttaactgcatggttggttaggggctcgtaagtaagcgtttcactgtaaggtcttcacctgttgtatttggtgcatgtatTCAGCacataggggcggcaggtagccaagtggttagagcgttggtccagtaaccaaaaggttgctagatcaaatcccagagctgagaaggtagaaatctgtctttctgcccctgaacaaggcagttaacccactgttcctaggccatcattgtaaataagaatttgttcttaactgacttgcctagttaaatttaaaatgtttatttttaaatgtgactaataaaattggataatttcatagttttgatgttttcactacattctacaatgtagaaaacagtaaaaataaagaaaaactgagtagatgtgtccaaacttttgactagtactgtatgcaCGGTGTGTCATTGACTGATGAGCTCCCGGTTAATTCCTCCATGACCTGTGTTCAGCTGGTGGAGAATGCAGCGTACACATTTCATCTGCTGCTCTACAAGGACATAGAGGACAACCCAGGCAACGCATGCTCTGCCATGGAGAAGTCCAGGCACAGGGTGCTCAAGGTACACTGCTTATTCATTATTACACATCTGTGTCTAAAGCACAGTTACTTCACAGGCATACAGAGGAACTCACTGAGACGAGCACTGATCAAAATGAATGTTTATTTGCTGATTAAACTCTCTATGTGTTGCAGCAATATGACTATGACAGCAGTACGGTGAGGAAAAGGATCTTTCATGAGGCCTTGGTGGGGATCACTCTCCCTCACATCAAGAAGACCCTGGCCCCCACTTACAAAACAGTGAGTCAATACACACACTTTACCCTTTAACCTAACACTAGAACAAATACACATAACCTGGCCCCCACCTTGTAGCAACTTATAATGTAAAAACTGCCAATGATGTaataacagttaataatgtagTATATTTTGCATTTATAATGTAATAAATGTTGATAATGTAATAAATTGCCAATAATGTAATAAATATGCTCAATGCTTAACGTAATAGTTTTTCACATAATGTAataattaaattattattattacattctgCGTTGATTATaaagtggtaaaaaaaaaagtgatcaATAGTGTAATAACTCACGTCAACACCCTTAAGGCAGTGGTCACCAAACCTTTCTGAGCCAAGATCACTCAGGCCGGGATCTACCGCTCAGAATTGGTTAAAAACTATTAAAAACAGTtttgtagcaatgaggtttgtgcagtaggctatagtccCAATACATTATGACTGCGTATTGGttatgcttgaattgccctggcaatgttgttcttctcagaccatttcaaaattatatttcaaaacttcaggtatatgatcacactggtaatagatcataGTTTGTTATATTAGTTGTGAGACACAGTTGAGTGATCATAAATTGAAGTATATCATTTGCTTTcattattttactggactgatggtgcctgcatctgacggtcagtctcagcggagggagagcaTCAGAGGGTCCGCCTctgcttcgaacacaccgactgtGTAATtgcgttttggtacaccagaagtacattcatttccaatggaacgctgagtttgccttgcagcatttcGTTGCAGAgccagttgcagtgcgttcggtGTGATACATACGTTCGATTTATCGAATATATGCATCAAATTGTATGCGTAGACTTGACAGAAAGTAGCAAAATGTGAATGTTGaatttttgttgcacacatatacaGTAAAATATGTGGGATTACATAATAAAAACAGTTTGATTGCATAATTTCTTTACctattttattcatttatttgccAAGTAGCATACATATGTATTGTGAGCCTATAAAATAATTTCCTTTCAAAATGCATAATTTTGGAGCGAAATGCAATAACAAATAGCCAAGATAGCAGAGAGTAGTCTCTTTGAGACAAACGTTGAGGAAGTGGTCTTGATTGCGCTGTTGGGCCGGGACCAGCCCCGTCGAAAGTGCAGGTCTATGTGGGTCCAGAGATGGTTGAAGTTCCGAAAGCAAAGTTCCACCGTCTCATCCAAGAGCTTCGACTATTTGGAGAGGAATTTCGAAGTTACTTTCGTCTGGACCAAAGCCAGTTCGATCACCTGCTCCAGATGGTTGGAGGCTGGATCGCCCAGATGGATCCCAACTACCGGGAGTCCATCAGCCCAGTTGAAAGCCTGGCGATTTGTCTCCGGTAAGCTCAATTCTAGTGAATTTTTTAAAGCCTTTGATACTGTAATTGATTGATATTAGATATATTTTATGtgcaacctagctagctaaaggGCTCTCTAGTTAATAGCCCTTATGTGACATCAGATGTACTTTTACAGAATGTTCATTAGGACTATAACTTTTCCCAAAgttggttttaaaatattttttaatgaTGCAATGTTACCAAATGAAAAGAAAGTTGGGGTGCCTTCTGCCCTGATAAAGGTTGGCTAGTCTTCTCCAGGACCACTTGTTGTTCAAGACAGTTACAGTCATTCATGACATTCTTATTGGAAtcacatacactcttagaaaaaagggttcctatAAAGTGTCCTTctttccccataggataaccctttttgattccaggtagaaccctttggggAAAAGTTTATACATGGAACCGaataaggttctacctggaaccaaaaagggtactactctacctggaaccaaaaagggttcctcaaagggttctcctatggggacagccggagaacccttttaggttctagatagcacttttttctaagagtagaGTTGGCCTGGGCTACAGTTTATTGATACAGTCATAGACTGAATTGTACTGTTTCAAGGCATTGTTAATGAGGGTTGATGAGTATTACAATATAATTTGTAGAGCACAATAAACTGTAATGAGGTaggtacactactggtcaaaagattTAAAACACCTGCACAGATTCAGTTAGGTAAAGGAAGCAAACTAGCAATGTCGAAACTGACTACCTGTGCTGTGCCTCCTTATTAATACATATACAgaaccaatcaaaagtttgaacacacctactcattcaagggttattttttatttgtacgatgttctacattgcagaataatagtgaagacatcaaaactatgaaataagacatatagaatcatgtagtagccaaaaaaagtgttaagcaaatcaaaatatatcttatatttgagattcttcaaagtagccaccctaatgcgtttgagccaatcagttgtgttgtgacaaggtaggggtagtatacagaagatatccctatttggtaaaaaaccaagtccatattatggcaagaacagctcaaataagtgaagagaaacggcagtccatcattactttaagacatgaacgtcagtcaatatggaacatttcaagaactttgaaagtttcttcaagtgcagtcacaaaaaccactaagcgctgtgatgaaactggctctcatgaggactgccacaggaatggaagacccagagttacctctgctgcagaggataagttcaatagagttaccagcctcagaaatggtcaattaactgcacctcagattcacagagttcaagtaacagacacatctcaacatcttcagaggagactgtgtgaatcaggccttcatggtcaaaattCTGCAagtaaccactactaaaggataccaataagaagaagagacttgcttgtgccaagaaacacgagcaatggacattagaccggtggaaatttgtcctttggtccgtagtccaaattggagatttttggtcccAACCGcatgggtgaacggatgatctccgcatgtgtatttcccaccgtaaagcatggaggaggaggtgtgatggtgtgggggagctttgctggtgacactgtctgtgatttatttagaattcaaggcacacttaaccagcatggctaccacagatttctgcagcgatacgccatcccatctggtttgtgctttgtgggactatcatttgtttttcaacaggacaatgacccaaaacacacctccaggctgggcAAGGGCAATTTTACATAGAattagagtgatggagtgctgcatcagatgacctggcctccacaatcccctgacctcaaccaaattgagatggtttgggatgagtcggaccgcagactgaaggaaaagcagctaacaagtgctcagcatatatgggaactccttcaagactgttggaaaagcttccaggtgaagctgattgagagaataccaaataccagtgtgcaaagctgtcatcaaggcaaagggtggctatttgaagaatctcaaatatagaatatattttgatttgtttaacacttttttggttactacatgtttccatttgtgttattttacAGTTtttatgtattcactattattctacaatgtagaaaatagtaaaaaaaaaaaaaacaaaggaatgagtaggtgttataaAACTTTTTACCGGTATTGTATATGAGTAGATAGAATATGTGCGTGGAATTTCAAGTTCGTCACAATATTGATAAATGTTTTGAATTTTATTTCACATTCTTGGAGACCAACTGTCTGGTTGGTGAATACATGCCTGTCCCCAAGGAGAAAGACTGGAGGGCCATCGCTGCCGAGTTCCTGGAGAGGTGGAATTTTCCCAACTGTCTTGGCTCCATTGACGGGAAACGTAGTAATCCTGGCTCCACCCTGCTCGGGTTCGCAATTCTACAAATACAAAGGTACATATTCAGTTGTACTCTTGGCTGTTGTAGATGCCATCTGCTTCCGGTGTCGTGTTTCCGTGTCGTCGATGTTGGTACTTACGCCAAGGGAAGTGATAGTGGGACCCTCCAGGACTCTGCCTTTGGCCAGGCACTTCAGGATGGCACCCTGGAGACTCCACCACCTGCATCACTCCCTGGGGCTAAAGACCTGGGACCCGTTCCCCACGTCTTTGTCAGGGACGAGGCCTTCCCTTGAGATACAACCTCATGAGGCCCTACGCTGGACGCCAGCTGCCATTGCCAAAGCCTGTAACGATCTTTAACAAACAACTATCCAGGCCAAGGTTAGTTGTTAAATGCGCCTTTGGGATTCTTGACAACCCGGTGGAGAATGTATTGGAGAGTGCTTGGTCTCAGCCCCTCAAATGTCAATGTCTGCGTGAAGGCCACATGTGTTCTCCACAACTACCTGCGGAGGTCATTCCAGGAGCCGCTCCGGATGGAGATGGGCACGCCAAATGGTCACCTACCTTATGTCACCAGGGCAGGTGCCAACAACGCCCCCAAACAGGTACTCCAGGTGAGGGAGAAGCTGACCACCTACTTCTCATCGCCAGCACGTAAAGTCCCATGGCAGTATGCCGTGGAGTGAAACAGCTCTTTTAAGAGCCCCCTAACACCAAGGTTATTTTAAGAACCATCCACCGTTGTccatgaaatatatttttttccccagaTATTTTTatgtctcattgtctctcttcATTTGGAAGTTATATTTAAGTGAAATTTGGGAGTAAAGACCACAcattaaccccttccctctcccattAAA
Proteins encoded in this region:
- the LOC106584005 gene encoding protein Niban 1 isoform X4, which encodes MAMVDKCFPVSETNNVNEKFAPPIIGMPGQFPVYLRLPYRRDYYFCFRQDARQAEFLSILSDCIRHQNQDFLKKKTVEVQAFLKAIHLYRQEKGSYDSWKMLIGSDVRVLANLVMEELLPSLEKDMLPHLKARKTERKRVWFATVEAAYFLVQECLFKGMSALKEECRKAAHQQEVLIRSDMDQILNSRTYLEGKLRASVLEPAEKFCSEGVQPYLASVLEELMGPISSGFQEARLLSDSQMDQLCQDFQEGGVTNELKQALAKLSRPNLLSCYQRINSLHDQLHDLQERFGFSNISSLVHSTQIDLQQLVENAAYTFHLLLYKDIEDNPGNACSAMEKSRHRVLKQYDYDSSTVRKRIFHEALVGITLPHIKKTLAPTYKTELQGLKQLVCADYSNFVHVHNIYEGILLQILNKEVIKVLEEAARLKKHNLFTDTRDLLSQSSCSSLFSTPFIPSNPARMLGFHGQLQTQPETPTFIQTHPETQPEAEPQPPSLLSQRGPPGWGAR